One Myxosarcina sp. GI1 genomic window carries:
- a CDS encoding HhoA/HhoB/HtrA family serine endopeptidase: protein MKPTFSSPSSSPKQNLLSSWRKVTKPISLVLLGGGIALGGNYLINSPQIVASPLNDSEVAQSSNSPFRSSVAQSSPDIVPQNFVTNVVNTVGSSVVRINASRTVETRLPEAFDDPYFRRFFGSQMPNMPDTQVQRGTGSGFIVSSDGLVLTNAHVIDGADKVTVTLKDGRTIAGEVMGTDPVTDMAVVKIEATELPAVVFGNSDTLQIGEWAIAIGNPLGLDNTVTTGIVSATGRSSSQVGVGDKRIDFIQTDAAINPGNSGGPLLNSKGEVIGINTAIIQNAQGLGFAIPINTAKNIAEQLIASGKVDHPFLGIRMTSLTPEIKAELQNRQNFAFDSDSGVVIVEVVPNSPAARAGLRAGDVIEEIDGKKIKTADEVQRAVEQIAVGEQLPMKLNRQGRNLALDVKVGILPSQTS from the coding sequence ATGAAACCAACGTTTTCATCCCCATCATCATCGCCAAAACAGAACCTGTTGTCTAGTTGGCGAAAAGTTACAAAACCTATATCTCTAGTACTGCTTGGAGGCGGCATAGCTTTAGGTGGCAACTATTTAATTAATAGTCCACAAATTGTTGCCAGTCCTCTAAATGACTCAGAAGTGGCTCAAAGCTCCAATTCGCCCTTCCGTTCGTCAGTAGCTCAAAGTTCCCCCGACATTGTTCCCCAGAATTTCGTTACCAATGTAGTCAATACGGTTGGTAGTTCAGTCGTACGAATTAACGCCTCGCGGACGGTAGAAACACGATTACCAGAAGCCTTCGACGATCCTTATTTTCGCCGCTTCTTTGGTTCCCAAATGCCTAACATGCCCGATACCCAGGTACAGCGAGGTACGGGTTCTGGTTTTATTGTCAGTTCTGACGGCTTGGTTTTAACCAATGCTCACGTTATTGATGGTGCGGATAAAGTAACCGTTACTCTTAAAGACGGACGCACTATAGCAGGAGAAGTAATGGGAACCGATCCCGTTACCGATATGGCGGTAGTTAAAATTGAAGCTACCGAATTACCCGCAGTTGTATTTGGTAATTCAGATACTTTGCAAATTGGTGAGTGGGCGATCGCCATTGGCAATCCTTTAGGGCTGGACAACACCGTTACTACTGGCATCGTAAGTGCTACAGGACGCAGTAGCTCTCAAGTTGGTGTGGGAGATAAACGGATTGACTTTATCCAAACCGATGCTGCTATCAACCCTGGTAACTCTGGAGGACCTTTACTCAACTCTAAAGGTGAAGTAATTGGTATTAATACTGCAATAATTCAAAACGCTCAGGGTTTGGGCTTTGCTATTCCCATCAACACCGCCAAAAATATTGCCGAACAGTTAATCGCTAGTGGAAAAGTAGACCATCCCTTCTTAGGTATCCGTATGACTTCTTTGACTCCAGAAATCAAAGCCGAATTGCAAAACCGACAAAACTTTGCTTTTGATAGCGATAGCGGGGTAGTTATTGTCGAAGTCGTACCTAATTCTCCTGCTGCTAGAGCGGGATTGCGTGCTGGAGATGTAATTGAAGAAATTGACGGTAAAAAAATTAAAACTGCCGATGAAGTACAAAGAGCCGTAGAGCAAATCGCAGTAGGCGAGCAGTTACCAATGAAATTAAACCGTCAGGGTAGAAATTTGGCTTTAGATGTCAAGGTAGGAATCTTACCCAGCCAGACTTCATAA
- a CDS encoding SdrD B-like domain-containing protein has product MNLSHDTFTTTEINMLANKSKLVFIDSQVENYRALAAGVVPEAKVVILSEKYDGIIQISEVLSQRQQVAEVHIVSHGSPGCLYLGNTQLSLNTLDKYQQDLKSWFSYSLLPCSPAPLLFLYGCNVAAGDAGEEFIAKLYDITGANIAASTTRTGNAAKGGNWNLEHRVGHTISTLHNEPVALTPLSVADWDGVLALEVNITSAPNLVVDHNGNGGPEAAHLSATITNTGSEPLTDVWFYMGDYGDGTNPQVGTYAANGSYSFTHEGNDAARYLGTIAPGETIHQYWLVSYPTDTAVFGKKADISDDTTLNYDVWATANDPTNGSLLEFQNGEATLRAEIAASANKIWPNTTSKVPDEYLNAFEEQLGWRPENVVGDGTTGLQGIWYDMGRVNQGIDYDGDFIPDHDVWLQPVGDPSQYDPSNSRLVSNYGVLIVKLNDGTEKIIAFEDQLYHKDIPANNTGVVGLVFYEFAKLGDGSSTLTPYQQSASGDDNIKYNGDYGRSGGEVVFTDPSLTFDKVVNTDTVDIASATEYTYTLTATNDGTVPLGNPSYGTPLVIYDEIPEGMNYAGGAEINNTVPADSTLTVFYSTDNGATWDATEPADLSTVTNLQWWLDSSLEASDSFTATFNAVPDGTTPTESFPYILNTGGVGFAGGTLSDGEATTRILGSQTISGTVFEDDGGTTGTTLDGILNGDEAGMDLVDLNLYYDSNNDGAIDSGDFLWDTTTSDVNGDYSFGDLPDGNWIVEVTRDDPDKTTGYTLSSEETYAVNIAGVNSTDNDFGFGPVLAVDKQVVNSPVLEGSEVTYTIDLTNNLSSGSGEGGSGNQYDLWVESVNGNFTPPENITDGANDTFASAFFNGNIADGGVFTLPGTTANITKVEMVANVYQTGTINDDTWEFQLRENGATTDTLTFVPSDFSTYNSVANAGELIWDVTSLRTWDWSDFTSTFNSGVGAYLITIKNGQGDNSVPYVDALGFRVTTDEPAGSGSSFDIDTTIASTPLIDDYDETKLRFVSASVTPDSVDEVNGILTWNDVGAVNAGDTNQIEVVYEALEPLNNTTESGIQNTALVTGAVMANGEAVNDDSNLVTVTINPTATIGDTIWSDQNNDGVFDAGEPGVPGVTVELYDGNTLLQTTVTESSGNYEFVVDTDGTYTVQIDTATLPSGYTKTYDPDGGQANKHVADVTIASLANNLDQDFGYNIISNSLFGNVWQDYDSDGGTPEDGEGGLSGITVNLLNNTGSVVDTTTTDANGDYTFEGIASGDYQIQIDATTLPADSTWTQTADPDATVDNLTTSLITLSGGDFLGSYDFGYSASGTASIGDTVFFDWNQDGIQDASDEGIPNIILNLYADIDSDGVYDPDTDPIITTTSTAADGTYSFTNLAPGDYLVAVDETDTDLPADLTGLVTNPASVTLTAGETNNDIDFPYNKYGDATISGNLWYDVNGDGTQGTSETTTLSNILVTLYADLNGDGTYVALQTVDTDADGNYSFSSLPDGDYQIIVDDADTDLPIDSYGNVYQPTTANTTNVSITNGADQTADFGFGVLATIGDSVYYDANANGTQDFNEIGIGGVTVNLLDGEGNTVATTTTADGTGAELAGSYLFTGVEPGTYTVAIDTATLPSGLTIADNTDDPDRDGVPSWDNTYPSLPAADAQDSNVIVDYGTNYQGADFGFEPSSVVGDYIWLDQDGDGIQDASEVGISDVEISITDGTTTFTTTTDNEGYYFFQDLTEGNWTITVTQPTDTSPTSSGDINDLLNGTGSVGANTTTITVDNTGAVTQVDGNAIDDGTYIDFGYAYSGPNSVSGTVVLEEQGTTDGNSGEGTDIPVESLTVFIYKDNGGSPVYIGSTETDADGNYSFGNLPADTYYISLAKSLPILEDTALTTTDTDTPATSITDNNTSVFQTVTVDSDVTALDFAFVSTLNYDFGDLPDSYQTTLESDGARHVVSETPTLYLGTAPDTETNGQPTVNADGDGAEDDGVAIVDATLWDDGTGGGSLQFEVTGTGYLLGWIDWDNDGNFTGTNDLVINQAVTAGTQTISIDIPTGGLEGGYGEFYARFRLFDEEPTIPKLAYQGTATDGEVEDMILAVGALPTVSISDVSVNEGDPLVFDVTLDVPHQTSDVVLDLTTTGVSATDGVDYENTNFEYSTDGGTTWLSATDGTEVTIPAGSTGIQVRIDSTTDEEVEINESFTLAVNSVISGDVADFSDTGTGTIVNINPPFIDLDGDDSSTATDYDYLTTFFGSAVGIADSDTTITDNDDVNIESATVTLTNAQTGDELLIDGLAVELTGTYVSSNLNLINYASSTADGQIFIEFTSASLNSVPLADYQELIEAISFNNTETSPDARERIIEVVVNDGDYDSNIATTTIQFNPIDGTDYSDNLSGTSSNELFTGGAGQDTLTGNGGNDVFYFNQTSDGIDLISDFDPNGDLLDFSAIASGELNNVSSDLYADGYVVATPFGSDTMIQVDFQPPGSVYNKDVVYLQGVNSSDIDSSDFIF; this is encoded by the coding sequence ATGAATTTGTCCCACGATACATTTACTACTACTGAGATAAATATGTTGGCAAATAAATCTAAACTGGTTTTTATCGACTCTCAAGTTGAAAACTATCGAGCTTTAGCTGCTGGAGTCGTTCCCGAAGCCAAAGTAGTTATTCTCTCAGAGAAGTACGATGGTATCATTCAAATAAGTGAAGTTTTAAGCCAAAGACAGCAGGTAGCAGAAGTTCATATCGTCTCACACGGTTCTCCTGGCTGCTTGTATCTCGGCAACACCCAACTCAGCCTCAACACGTTAGATAAGTATCAACAAGATTTAAAATCCTGGTTCTCGTATTCCCTGCTCCCCTGCTCTCCTGCTCCCCTGCTTTTTCTTTACGGTTGTAACGTTGCTGCTGGGGATGCTGGTGAAGAGTTTATCGCCAAGTTATACGACATTACTGGTGCCAACATCGCTGCGTCTACTACTCGCACTGGTAATGCTGCTAAGGGTGGTAATTGGAACTTAGAACATCGAGTCGGTCATACAATCTCTACACTCCACAATGAACCAGTTGCTCTTACCCCTTTGAGTGTCGCAGACTGGGATGGCGTTTTGGCATTAGAAGTAAATATTACGTCCGCACCGAATTTAGTAGTCGATCACAATGGTAATGGTGGTCCCGAAGCAGCACACCTTTCGGCAACAATTACTAATACTGGTAGCGAACCACTGACTGATGTTTGGTTTTACATGGGGGACTATGGCGATGGCACTAATCCCCAGGTTGGTACCTATGCTGCCAATGGTTCTTACTCCTTTACCCATGAAGGTAATGATGCTGCTAGATATCTTGGGACTATTGCCCCAGGCGAAACCATCCATCAATACTGGCTGGTAAGCTACCCAACCGATACCGCCGTTTTTGGCAAAAAAGCCGATATCAGCGACGATACAACTCTAAATTACGACGTATGGGCAACAGCCAACGATCCGACAAATGGCAGTTTATTAGAATTTCAAAATGGCGAAGCGACTTTACGGGCAGAGATTGCAGCTTCGGCAAACAAAATTTGGCCCAATACCACATCTAAAGTTCCCGACGAATACCTTAATGCTTTTGAAGAGCAACTTGGATGGCGACCCGAAAACGTTGTCGGCGACGGCACGACGGGTTTGCAGGGTATTTGGTACGATATGGGTCGGGTCAATCAAGGTATTGACTACGACGGCGATTTCATTCCCGACCACGATGTTTGGTTGCAGCCTGTCGGCGATCCCAGCCAATACGATCCTTCAAATTCTCGCCTGGTTAGTAATTATGGGGTGCTAATCGTCAAGCTCAACGACGGCACCGAAAAAATCATTGCCTTTGAAGACCAACTGTATCACAAAGATATACCTGCTAATAATACTGGTGTTGTCGGTTTGGTCTTTTATGAATTTGCCAAACTTGGTGATGGCAGTTCTACTTTAACCCCCTATCAACAGTCAGCTTCGGGCGACGATAACATTAAATACAACGGTGACTATGGTAGGTCTGGGGGCGAGGTTGTCTTTACCGACCCCTCACTAACCTTTGATAAAGTCGTCAATACCGACACCGTAGATATTGCCTCTGCTACAGAGTATACCTATACTTTAACCGCTACTAATGATGGTACGGTTCCTTTGGGCAATCCCAGCTATGGAACTCCTCTGGTGATTTATGATGAAATTCCAGAGGGCATGAATTATGCTGGCGGTGCGGAAATTAATAATACCGTTCCTGCTGACTCTACTCTAACGGTTTTCTATTCTACCGATAATGGTGCTACCTGGGACGCTACCGAACCTGCGGATCTTTCTACAGTTACCAATCTACAGTGGTGGCTAGATTCTTCTTTAGAAGCAAGTGACTCATTTACGGCAACTTTTAATGCAGTTCCTGACGGTACTACTCCCACAGAGTCCTTCCCCTACATTCTCAACACGGGGGGAGTAGGATTTGCTGGTGGTACATTATCTGATGGCGAAGCAACTACCCGTATTCTTGGTTCGCAAACCATATCGGGAACAGTATTTGAAGACGATGGTGGAACTACTGGAACTACCTTAGACGGTATTCTCAACGGTGACGAAGCGGGTATGGATTTGGTCGATCTAAATCTTTACTACGACAGCAATAATGATGGCGCGATCGATTCGGGTGATTTCCTTTGGGATACAACTACATCCGATGTCAATGGTGATTACTCCTTTGGTGATTTGCCCGATGGTAATTGGATCGTAGAAGTTACTCGCGATGACCCAGATAAAACGACTGGTTATACTCTGTCGTCGGAAGAAACCTATGCGGTTAATATTGCGGGGGTAAATTCTACCGACAATGATTTTGGTTTTGGTCCCGTATTGGCGGTTGATAAGCAAGTAGTAAACAGCCCAGTTTTAGAAGGAAGTGAAGTTACCTATACTATCGATCTGACCAACAATTTAAGTTCGGGTTCTGGTGAAGGCGGTTCGGGGAATCAATACGATCTTTGGGTCGAATCGGTTAATGGAAATTTTACGCCACCCGAGAATATAACAGACGGAGCTAATGATACTTTTGCTTCAGCCTTTTTTAATGGGAACATTGCTGATGGAGGTGTATTTACTCTACCAGGAACGACAGCCAACATTACTAAAGTGGAAATGGTGGCGAATGTTTATCAGACAGGTACTATTAATGATGACACTTGGGAATTTCAACTTAGAGAAAATGGCGCAACCACCGATACTCTAACGTTTGTCCCTTCAGATTTTTCTACTTACAATTCTGTTGCTAATGCAGGTGAACTGATCTGGGATGTTACTAGCTTAAGAACCTGGGATTGGTCTGACTTTACTAGCACTTTTAATTCTGGAGTTGGCGCATATCTTATTACTATCAAAAACGGTCAGGGTGATAATTCAGTTCCCTATGTTGATGCCTTGGGTTTTCGAGTTACTACCGATGAACCCGCGGGTTCTGGCAGTTCCTTCGATATCGATACAACCATTGCCTCCACTCCCTTAATCGATGATTATGATGAAACTAAGCTAAGATTTGTCTCTGCTTCAGTTACTCCTGATTCAGTTGATGAAGTTAACGGTATTTTGACCTGGAATGATGTTGGGGCAGTTAATGCAGGGGACACTAACCAAATTGAAGTAGTTTACGAAGCACTCGAACCGTTAAACAATACTACTGAAAGCGGCATCCAGAACACTGCTTTGGTTACGGGCGCGGTGATGGCAAACGGAGAAGCCGTTAACGATGACTCCAATCTCGTTACCGTTACTATCAATCCAACTGCCACTATCGGTGATACTATCTGGAGTGACCAGAATAATGATGGTGTTTTTGATGCGGGCGAACCTGGCGTACCAGGAGTTACTGTCGAGTTATATGACGGTAATACTTTACTCCAAACAACAGTAACTGAGTCCAGTGGTAACTATGAGTTTGTAGTAGATACTGATGGAACTTATACAGTTCAAATAGATACTGCAACTTTACCCAGTGGTTATACAAAAACCTACGACCCTGATGGTGGTCAGGCAAATAAACATGTAGCAGATGTCACTATTGCCTCGCTAGCAAACAATCTCGACCAGGATTTTGGCTATAACATCATCAGCAATTCTTTATTTGGTAATGTCTGGCAAGACTACGATAGCGATGGTGGTACTCCCGAAGACGGTGAAGGTGGACTAAGTGGGATTACAGTTAATCTACTAAACAATACAGGCTCTGTAGTTGACACGACCACCACTGACGCAAATGGTGATTACACCTTTGAAGGTATTGCTAGTGGAGATTATCAAATACAAATTGATGCAACTACTCTACCTGCGGATTCGACCTGGACGCAAACTGCCGACCCCGATGCCACCGTTGACAACCTGACCACTAGCCTAATCACTCTTAGTGGGGGTGATTTTCTTGGCAGTTACGATTTTGGTTATTCTGCTTCGGGTACGGCATCCATTGGTGATACGGTTTTCTTTGACTGGAATCAGGATGGTATTCAAGATGCTAGCGATGAAGGCATACCTAATATCATCCTCAATCTTTATGCCGATATTGATAGTGATGGCGTATACGACCCCGATACCGACCCAATAATTACTACTACCTCTACGGCTGCTGATGGTACCTATAGCTTTACCAATCTCGCACCAGGAGATTATTTAGTTGCGGTAGATGAAACTGATACCGATCTACCTGCCGACCTTACTGGATTGGTGACTAATCCTGCTAGCGTTACTCTCACTGCAGGTGAAACTAATAATGATATCGATTTCCCCTACAACAAATATGGTGATGCCACCATTAGCGGTAATCTCTGGTATGACGTAAACGGTGACGGAACTCAAGGCACTTCTGAAACCACGACTCTATCCAACATTCTGGTAACCCTATATGCGGATCTCAACGGTGATGGTACTTATGTGGCACTACAAACAGTGGATACCGATGCTGACGGTAACTACAGCTTTAGTAGTTTGCCTGACGGGGATTATCAAATCATTGTCGATGATGCAGATACCGATTTACCCATAGATAGCTATGGAAATGTTTATCAGCCAACCACAGCTAATACAACAAATGTTTCCATCACCAACGGAGCAGACCAAACTGCGGACTTTGGTTTTGGGGTGTTGGCAACTATTGGAGATTCGGTTTATTACGATGCTAACGCTAACGGAACTCAAGATTTCAATGAAATCGGGATTGGTGGCGTTACCGTTAACTTGCTGGATGGAGAAGGTAACACAGTTGCAACTACCACCACAGCAGACGGAACTGGTGCAGAATTAGCAGGTTCTTATCTGTTTACAGGAGTCGAACCTGGAACTTATACCGTAGCAATTGACACTGCTACTTTACCGTCGGGACTAACTATTGCCGACAACACCGACGACCCAGACCGCGATGGTGTACCCAGTTGGGATAATACTTACCCCTCTCTTCCTGCTGCAGATGCCCAAGATAGTAATGTCATCGTTGACTACGGCACGAATTATCAAGGTGCGGATTTTGGTTTTGAACCCAGTTCGGTAGTTGGAGATTATATTTGGTTAGACCAAGACGGAGATGGCATTCAAGATGCTAGCGAAGTAGGGATATCGGATGTTGAAATATCCATTACCGATGGTACGACAACCTTCACTACAACTACTGATAACGAGGGTTACTACTTCTTCCAAGACCTGACGGAAGGAAACTGGACAATTACTGTTACTCAGCCAACAGACACATCACCAACTTCTAGTGGAGATATTAACGACCTACTTAATGGGACGGGCAGTGTCGGAGCTAATACCACTACGATTACGGTTGATAACACAGGAGCGGTTACTCAAGTAGATGGTAATGCCATAGATGACGGAACATATATTGACTTTGGTTATGCCTATAGTGGACCTAACAGTGTTAGCGGTACAGTAGTTTTAGAAGAACAAGGTACGACTGATGGCAATTCGGGAGAAGGCACCGATATTCCTGTCGAAAGTCTGACGGTCTTTATTTATAAAGACAACGGTGGCAGTCCAGTTTATATTGGCTCGACTGAAACCGATGCTGATGGTAATTATTCTTTCGGTAATTTACCTGCCGATACTTACTATATCTCTTTAGCTAAGAGCCTACCCATCCTAGAAGATACTGCCCTAACTACAACTGATACGGATACCCCAGCAACTTCTATTACCGACAACAATACTTCAGTATTCCAAACAGTCACAGTAGACAGTGACGTAACGGCACTCGATTTTGCCTTTGTTTCTACCCTCAATTACGATTTTGGCGACTTACCAGATTCTTACCAGACTACTCTAGAAAGTGATGGCGCAAGACACGTTGTTAGCGAAACACCTACCCTGTATCTGGGCACCGCACCCGATACGGAAACTAACGGTCAACCAACAGTAAATGCCGATGGTGACGGAGCTGAAGATGATGGAGTAGCAATTGTCGATGCTACTCTTTGGGACGACGGTACAGGAGGAGGTTCGCTTCAATTTGAGGTAACGGGAACTGGTTATTTATTAGGCTGGATCGATTGGGATAACGACGGTAATTTTACAGGAACTAACGATTTAGTAATTAACCAAGCGGTAACTGCGGGAACGCAGACCATCTCTATCGATATTCCCACAGGCGGGCTTGAAGGGGGATACGGCGAATTTTATGCTCGTTTCCGCTTGTTTGACGAGGAACCGACGATTCCCAAGCTAGCGTATCAGGGTACAGCAACCGATGGTGAAGTGGAAGATATGATTCTGGCGGTGGGTGCATTACCGACAGTAAGTATCTCGGATGTCTCTGTTAATGAAGGTGACCCACTTGTTTTTGACGTTACCCTCGATGTTCCCCATCAAACTAGCGATGTAGTTCTCGACCTAACTACAACAGGGGTTTCTGCTACAGACGGTGTTGATTATGAAAATACCAATTTTGAATATTCTACCGATGGCGGAACCACGTGGTTGAGTGCTACTGACGGTACGGAGGTAACTATTCCCGCAGGTTCTACAGGAATTCAGGTAAGAATTGATAGCACCACTGATGAAGAGGTCGAAATTAATGAAAGCTTTACCCTGGCAGTAAACTCCGTAATTAGCGGTGATGTTGCGGACTTCTCGGATACTGGTACGGGAACAATTGTCAATATCAATCCACCGTTTATCGATCTTGATGGAGATGATAGCAGTACCGCTACAGATTATGATTATCTAACTACTTTTTTTGGTTCTGCTGTTGGAATTGCCGATAGCGATACTACTATTACCGATAACGACGATGTCAATATTGAATCTGCCACCGTTACTCTCACTAATGCTCAAACTGGAGATGAATTATTAATTGATGGCTTGGCAGTTGAGCTAACAGGAACGTATGTATCTAGCAATCTTAATTTAATTAACTACGCGAGTTCTACTGCTGACGGTCAGATCTTTATTGAATTTACCAGTGCTTCGCTAAACTCCGTACCGCTAGCAGATTATCAAGAATTAATCGAAGCAATTAGCTTTAATAACACCGAAACCAGTCCCGATGCGAGGGAACGCATTATTGAAGTAGTAGTCAACGACGGAGATTATGACAGTAATATAGCTACGACTACCATCCAATTCAATCCCATTGACGGTACAGATTATTCCGATAATCTAAGCGGTACTTCCAGTAATGAGTTGTTTACTGGTGGTGCAGGACAAGATACTTTAACTGGTAATGGAGGTAATGACGTTTTTTACTTCAACCAAACCAGTGACGGCATTGATCTTATTAGCGATTTCGATCCCAACGGCGATCTTTTAGACTTCAGTGCGATCGCCTCTGGAGAATTAAATAATGTGTCGAGCGACCTCTATGCCGACGGCTATGTCGTTGCTACCCCCTTTGGTTCCGACACCATGATTCAAGTCGATTTCCAACCTCCAGGCAGCGTCTACAACAAAGACGTTGTCTATCTTCAAGGTGTCAACTCTAGCGACATAGATTCTAGCGATTTTATCTTCTAG
- the sppA gene encoding signal peptide peptidase SppA, translated as MKQFFKQTIASAIGTLAGLLLFFGLGAGGLVLLLITAVSVNKQPVVENKSILVVDLGMQIKDSQSPANLGQAFSGSDRETMTLHRVLQSIERATEDERIVGLLLDGRKNDAGNGYANLAEVRQALQNFRAAGKKIIAYDVNSSERDYYLSSVANRVVLNPMGIIEFNGLNSQQIFFKEALEKYGVGVQVVRVGDYKSAVEPFTRSDYSPENRQQTQKLLWDLWGNFMFAVGESRQLTTGKLQQVASDRGFLYSQEARKIGLIDRSGYYDDVLTQLRQLTGESQNSETFRQIKLATYANRVLVEGENAANNVVAVLYAEGSIVDGEGNLDSIGSDRFTETLRQLRKDDKIEAIVLRINSPGGSATASEVILREILLARQAKPVVVSMGNVAASGGYWIAAGADRIFALENTITGSIGVFGLLPNFQEISQEQGITWDVVKTGRFADINSSLRPKTDAELAIYQESVNKIYDLFLNKVAKYRHLSQDKVKEIARGRVWSGREAVEIGLVDSIGGLEAAVAYAAKQAELGTDWRLEEYPQQNRWETEILELLFDAEALKTLKNTAPLTTELLRIERDLEILQSFKDPQGIYARLPFNFNFE; from the coding sequence ATGAAGCAATTTTTCAAGCAAACCATTGCCAGTGCGATCGGCACCTTAGCAGGACTGCTGCTATTTTTTGGTCTTGGTGCAGGTGGATTGGTCTTATTATTAATAACTGCCGTATCCGTAAACAAACAACCCGTTGTTGAAAACAAATCGATATTGGTAGTCGATCTGGGAATGCAGATTAAAGATTCACAATCGCCTGCTAATTTAGGACAAGCCTTTTCTGGTAGCGATCGCGAAACCATGACTTTGCATCGGGTATTGCAGTCAATAGAACGGGCAACCGAAGACGAGCGGATTGTAGGTTTGTTGCTCGATGGCAGAAAAAACGATGCTGGCAATGGCTATGCCAATTTAGCTGAAGTCAGACAAGCTTTACAAAATTTTAGAGCTGCGGGTAAGAAAATTATTGCCTATGATGTCAATTCGAGCGAACGCGATTACTATCTAAGTTCTGTTGCCAACCGAGTAGTTTTAAATCCTATGGGAATTATAGAATTTAATGGTTTGAATTCCCAACAGATTTTTTTCAAAGAAGCATTGGAAAAATACGGTGTTGGCGTGCAGGTAGTTCGAGTAGGCGACTATAAATCTGCTGTCGAACCGTTTACTCGTTCCGATTATAGTCCTGAAAATCGCCAGCAAACACAAAAGTTGCTCTGGGATTTGTGGGGAAATTTTATGTTTGCAGTAGGTGAAAGCCGTCAATTAACAACGGGAAAATTGCAGCAGGTGGCTAGCGATCGCGGTTTTCTCTATTCTCAAGAGGCAAGAAAGATCGGCTTAATCGATCGCAGTGGGTATTACGATGATGTCTTAACCCAACTGCGACAGCTAACTGGAGAATCTCAAAATAGCGAAACTTTTAGACAAATAAAATTAGCAACCTACGCCAATCGCGTACTGGTTGAAGGAGAAAATGCTGCTAACAATGTAGTAGCAGTACTGTATGCAGAAGGCTCGATTGTAGACGGAGAGGGGAATTTAGATTCTATAGGTAGCGATCGCTTTACTGAAACCCTGCGTCAGCTTAGAAAAGATGACAAAATTGAGGCAATTGTCTTAAGAATTAATAGCCCTGGAGGTAGTGCTACCGCTTCAGAAGTCATTCTCAGAGAAATTTTACTCGCTCGCCAAGCCAAACCCGTAGTAGTCTCTATGGGTAATGTGGCAGCTTCTGGCGGTTACTGGATTGCTGCTGGTGCCGATCGCATTTTTGCCTTGGAAAATACGATTACTGGTTCGATTGGGGTTTTTGGCTTGCTGCCTAATTTTCAAGAAATTAGTCAAGAACAGGGGATAACTTGGGATGTAGTCAAAACGGGGCGTTTTGCCGATATTAACTCTAGCCTGCGTCCCAAAACCGATGCCGAACTGGCTATTTATCAAGAGTCAGTCAACAAAATATACGACCTTTTTTTAAATAAGGTTGCTAAATATCGCCATCTTTCTCAAGACAAAGTAAAAGAAATTGCTAGAGGTAGGGTTTGGTCTGGTCGAGAAGCTGTTGAGATTGGATTGGTAGACAGCATTGGCGGATTAGAAGCGGCGGTCGCTTATGCAGCCAAACAAGCCGAGTTAGGAACTGACTGGCGGCTAGAAGAATATCCCCAACAAAATAGATGGGAAACTGAAATTCTCGAATTACTGTTTGATGCCGAGGCTTTAAAGACGCTAAAGAATACTGCTCCCCTAACCACAGAATTACTAAGAATCGAACGGGATTTAGAAATTTTGCAAAGTTTTAAAGATCCACAGGGTATATACGCCCGTTTACCCTTTAATTTTAATTTTGAATAA